The Caldisericaceae bacterium genomic interval TACATAAATGAACTATTGAAGGAAGCACACATTGATGATATTGCCGTGAAAGAAGTTTTTGAAGCCGTGCAAAAACCGGTTGTGATAATTAACTTTGTTGATGAGGGAGATCTACCGATCAATTTTAAAGATAACTTCAATTTGTCTTTTGCCATAACTAGGGGAAGAAACAAGATAGTGCTTGTTGGCTCTCCAAGGGTTGAAAAATTATTATTGCACTAAACTTTTAATTTATCTTGAATATACAAAAGCATTATAAGTGGCATTTCTTTAAGAAGTTTTAATCCTGTATTCGATGGCTTATCCATCATACCGAATTTTAAAAGAACATCTTCCACTTTATCTTGTTTTATGCTTCTTATAATTTTATCTTTACTCTCATCGGATAGTGTTTTATAGATATCTCTTAAAATTAGTTCTCTTCTGAATTCTTTATAGAGTTTTTCCCTTACAATACTTTCATAAGAGGATAGTGCCTTGTAAAAATACTTACTTGGAACATTGAAGGCTTTTATAACTGCTTTTGATAGCTCATCTGCGCCAATAAATCCCGTAAGAAGCCCACCACCAGAAAAAGGTTTTACTTGCCTTGCACTATCACCAACAAATAGAATATTATCAAAAACGATTCTTTTTGGAATTCCAATTGGTATACTCCATACAACTGGCTTACCTACAATACGAGCGTGTTTTAGTAAGCTCCATTCTAAAAATAACTCGTCGAGTTTTTTAAGTATGTTCTCTCCTTTGGATGTGCCAAAACCAATTCTTGCAAAGCCATCTTTTGTTGGAATAATCCATGAAAACCAATCTGTTGCAATTCTATTGTTCATATAAATGTATGCAACTTCGTTATCTACTAAAGAGACTTCTCCATCAACTTGAACGGTGTAAATAGTCTCACTTTTTAATTCCACTCCTATTTTACTTTGAATTGCATTTGCTGCACCTGTTGCTACCACAAGCACTCTTGCTATGTATTCATCGCCGTTATTTAGTCTAACAATTTTATTTTCCTCTTCTTTTTTTATTTCCTTAACGTGGGCGTTGTAGACAATCTTGGTAGAAGCACTTTTTGCAAGTTTTTCAGTGTATATATCAAAATTTACCCTATCTATGACAACTGCATATGGAATCTCTCTTTTAAATAGAAACGTATTTTCCTCAAAAGAATACACAACGCCACCTTTTATGTAGTTTAAAATAAGATTGTCTTTAACTTCTCCGATATTGATAAATTCAATTGGGACTAAACCAGAGCAGTGGTTTGGATAACCAACCCCTGATTTTGCTTCTAAAACTAAAACCCTAAGGTTTGCCCTTCCTAATGATGTTGCAACCCTTAATCCAACTGGGCCACCGCCAATGATAACTACATCAAAAACGTTTTCCATTGTTTAAATTATAGCACTAAACAGTGTTATATACTAACTTTTTTATTTTTTTGGTTTTTATTGACAAATAAATTTTTAAGCATATAATGTTATGTGAAAATATTAAAAAAATAAATTTAGAGGATAGAGGGCTTATGATGACGCAAAACTTAACAAGAAGGCAATTGCAATTTCTTGAGGCTCTTGTGAATTTGTATGAAAAAGGTCATTTACCTGTTTCTTATAAAGATGTTGCCATATCGATGGAAGTGAGTCGATGGACTGCCTACGATATCATCCAAGAACTTTATAAAAAGGGGTATCTTACTTTAAAATATCACCCTGTGGGAGGAAAAGGTCGATCTGAAGTGCTCTATGCACCAACAGAAGAGGCAATAGAATTAGTTAAGAGTGGCTTTTATTTTGCCCCAGTTAAATCAGTAGGAAATTGGCTTACAGATTTCCATAAAAAAATCGGTAAGTTAAGTATCAATGCCGCAATCAGTTTTGTTTATGGTTTTGTTGAAAAAGAAAACAATCCCTTCCTTATTGTTTTATACACCATAAGCCTTGTATCCATACTTACAAAAATCTTTAATGTGGAGATTAACAACCTATACAACTTAAAAGTTTTACTCCAATCAAATATATACGCTCAAACAGTGCTGATGTTTTTTGTTGAGAGCGTTTATGGGATTGTAGAAGACAAGTATAAAGAGGAGAAAATACTCTTAGATAAAGAGGAAATTGAGAAATTTGATGCAATTTTAAAGAAGTTTAGGGAAAATATAAACCACGTGTCCCAGCCCATCCAAAGTAAAATTGTAAAATATTTGTCTTTAATAGTTTAAGGAGGTGAATATGGCGATAGGTGAAAACCTTAAAAAGTATGCGATCGCTAAAACCCTCGAATGGACCGTTGGTTATTTGCAAAAAGACCCTGAAAAAAATGTGAAAAGGGCTCTCGATGTTCTCCTAAAAGCTTAATACTTTTAATGCATCAGCTGTTCTTAAAAGTGAGATAGAAGGTGTAAAAAATCTTTTTAAAAACAATCGTCCAGGTGCAAAGTTAATTTTAAACCTTCTTAAGGATACCGATCCTTTAGTTGCAAAAAAAGTTGCGGTCAATTTTGTTGCTAATGCAGGTTGGT includes:
- a CDS encoding NAD(P)/FAD-dependent oxidoreductase, which gives rise to MENVFDVVIIGGGPVGLRVATSLGRANLRVLVLEAKSGVGYPNHCSGLVPIEFINIGEVKDNLILNYIKGGVVYSFEENTFLFKREIPYAVVIDRVNFDIYTEKLAKSASTKIVYNAHVKEIKKEEENKIVRLNNGDEYIARVLVVATGAANAIQSKIGVELKSETIYTVQVDGEVSLVDNEVAYIYMNNRIATDWFSWIIPTKDGFARIGFGTSKGENILKKLDELFLEWSLLKHARIVGKPVVWSIPIGIPKRIVFDNILFVGDSARQVKPFSGGGLLTGFIGADELSKAVIKAFNVPSKYFYKALSSYESIVREKLYKEFRRELILRDIYKTLSDESKDKIIRSIKQDKVEDVLLKFGMMDKPSNTGLKLLKEMPLIMLLYIQDKLKV